Within the Drosophila melanogaster chromosome 3R genome, the region TGTTTCAATGCAACGAAGAGGTGCTTTCttacaaataatatatattatttatttactaaatCCTCTGTTTTTCccatcttatttttttttgcagttccCGGAAACGTCCGCCCAGCGATCACCAGGACTACGGCAACTATCTGGAAACATGCCGTGCCGCCGAGATTCTGTCATCGATGAAGTTGCAGAGTCCGCATGGCTGTAGGTCATCCTCCTTTTCCGACCCTGTCACACCCCCTTTTCGATCACGCCTACATATAAGCTAATTAATTCTATCCATTTCACCCCAGCAATGGCCGACAAGTGCTCGAGTCCCGGCAGCAGCTCTTCGGCTTCCTGGAGCTCCGGTTCCCCGTCGCCGCCATTGAGTGACgacggccacgcccaccacagCCCACACAATATCATGTCGCCCCACGATGCGGACAACGCACGCACACGCACAGCATCCGTGTCCACGTCGGACGAGGGCATTGTCATCGACTACAAGGAGGAGCGCAAGAAAAAGGTGGGTGATTCGATCTAAGGCCCCAACATCTAGATATAAGAAACATATAGAGATTGGTGTACAAGAATGCGGTCAGAAGAATCTGGGCTAACGGCGGTGGAGCGTGacattttgttgcattttaattgcaacttTGTGTATAGATTTTAATTGCTATAATTATGTAAATGTCGGTCTGTTCTTGGCACggccacacggcgtatgcttGATGCCCAATACTCATACGCAATGtagcgctgctgctgccggcgAAAGAatacagaatatatagaatatc harbors:
- the Glut4EF gene encoding glucose transporter 4 enhancer factor, isoform E — its product is MSGERRRTTTHSIEVPSQLTAQHNSRKRPPSDHQDYGNYLETCRAAEILSSMKLQSPHGSMADKCSSPGSSSSASWSSGSPSPPLSDDGHAHHSPHNIMSPHDADNARTRTASVSTSDEGIVIDYKEERKKKVGDSI